The following are encoded in a window of Ignavibacteriales bacterium genomic DNA:
- a CDS encoding response regulator: MKKMLIIEDDILSQDVMRRIFKSDFEMDMCESAEEYYEKYSNKNYDIIIMDISLKGKKHGFDLTKEIKASPSFTGTPILCLTAHAEMKARKIAMESGTDLFITKPVATKVLREAVASLIK; this comes from the coding sequence ATGAAGAAAATGTTAATAATAGAAGATGATATTCTATCTCAAGATGTTATGAGAAGGATTTTTAAGAGTGATTTTGAAATGGATATGTGCGAATCCGCAGAAGAATATTATGAAAAATACTCGAATAAGAATTACGATATTATAATAATGGATATATCCTTAAAAGGAAAAAAGCATGGATTTGACCTGACTAAAGAGATTAAAGCATCACCCTCGTTTACTGGTACACCTATTCTATGTTTAACCGCACATGCCGAGATGAAGGCAAGAAAGATAGCAATGGAATCCGGTACTGATCTTTTTATTACTAAACCGGTTGCTACAAAAGTTCTCAGAGAAGCTGTAGCTTCCTTAATCAAGTAA
- the erpA gene encoding iron-sulfur cluster insertion protein ErpA: MNDQVNVQTEIDITEKAIKQVKQIKEENSIPSDYALRIGVKGGGCSGMTYQLGFDGDVKDGDTIIEKEGIKLVVDGKSFFYLSGTILDFSDGLNGKGFVFNNPNATKTCGCGESFGV, translated from the coding sequence GTGAACGATCAAGTTAATGTCCAAACTGAAATTGACATTACAGAAAAAGCAATTAAGCAAGTAAAACAAATAAAAGAAGAAAATAGTATCCCTTCAGATTACGCACTCCGCATCGGTGTAAAAGGCGGTGGATGTTCCGGTATGACCTATCAGCTTGGGTTTGACGGTGATGTAAAAGACGGCGATACCATCATCGAAAAAGAAGGAATTAAACTTGTTGTTGATGGAAAAAGTTTCTTTTATCTAAGCGGAACAATTCTGGATTTCAGCGATGGTCTGAATGGTAAAGGTTTTGTATTTAATAATCCTAATGCAACCAAGACTTGCGGTTGCGGCGAATCGTTTGGAGTTTAA
- a CDS encoding F0F1 ATP synthase subunit epsilon: MKEIFVEIITPSKSVYKGLIKSITIPGTLGNFQVLFNHAPMLSTFEIGKIKLNDTNDKEIEYATSGGTVEVNDNKILILADSAETSDEIDIERAKKSLERAKERLASRNKGDIDILRAELSLQRAINRMKFVNASFSN, encoded by the coding sequence ATGAAAGAAATTTTTGTTGAAATAATTACTCCTTCAAAGAGCGTTTACAAAGGTTTGATAAAATCAATAACTATTCCCGGGACACTCGGAAATTTTCAAGTGTTATTCAATCATGCACCGATGTTAAGTACATTTGAAATCGGGAAAATAAAATTGAATGACACTAATGATAAAGAGATTGAGTATGCTACAAGTGGTGGGACAGTAGAAGTAAATGATAATAAAATTTTAATTCTTGCAGACAGCGCTGAAACTTCAGATGAGATTGATATTGAACGTGCGAAAAAATCATTAGAGCGCGCAAAGGAAAGATTGGCAAGCAGAAACAAAGGTGATATTGATATACTGAGGGCTGAACTTTCACTTCAAAGAGCAATTAATAGAATGAAGTTTGTGAATGCAAGTTTTAGCAACTAG
- the atpD gene encoding F0F1 ATP synthase subunit beta, which translates to MAHNEGVIAQVIGPVVDIDFQDGYLPAIFNAIKIPRRNLEGIDEELTVEAQQHLGENRVRTVAMDTTDGLVRGMKAIDTGGPISVPVGAETLGRLINVIGDGIDGLGEIKSKKRYAIHRHSPKFENLSTRQEMFETGIKVIDLLEPYSKGGKTGLFGGAGVGKTVIIQELIHNIAKQHGGYSVFAGVGERTREGNDLWLEMKESGVLNKTALVFGQMNEPPGARLRIGLAGLAIAEYFRDEEERDVLLFIDNIFRFTQAGSEVSALLGRMPSAVGYQPNLASEMGELQERITSTDKGSITSVQAIYVPADDLTDPAPATAFSHLDATTVLSRQISELGIYPAVDPLDSTSRILQPDIVGQEHYNVAKQVKEVLQAYKDLQDIINILGMDELSEEDKVTVRRARRIQRFLSQPFFVAEQFTGFAGKYVKIEDTIRSFKEILEGKHDNLPEQAFMYVGTIEEAVEKAKSMQ; encoded by the coding sequence ATGGCTCATAATGAAGGGGTAATAGCACAGGTCATCGGTCCCGTAGTGGATATTGATTTTCAAGACGGATACCTACCGGCAATTTTCAATGCTATAAAAATTCCAAGAAGAAATTTGGAAGGAATAGATGAAGAATTAACTGTTGAAGCACAGCAGCATCTTGGCGAAAACAGAGTCCGAACAGTAGCAATGGACACTACAGATGGTCTGGTTCGCGGTATGAAAGCAATTGATACAGGCGGTCCAATATCTGTTCCTGTTGGTGCAGAAACTTTAGGAAGATTAATTAATGTTATTGGTGATGGAATTGACGGACTGGGAGAAATTAAATCTAAAAAGAGATATGCAATTCACCGCCACTCACCAAAGTTCGAAAATCTTTCTACACGGCAGGAAATGTTTGAGACAGGAATTAAAGTTATTGATCTACTCGAACCATATTCAAAAGGCGGAAAGACAGGATTATTCGGCGGAGCCGGTGTTGGTAAAACTGTTATCATACAAGAATTAATTCACAACATTGCAAAACAGCACGGCGGTTATTCTGTATTTGCCGGCGTTGGTGAAAGAACAAGAGAAGGAAATGATCTCTGGCTTGAAATGAAAGAGAGCGGTGTTCTAAACAAAACGGCACTTGTGTTCGGACAAATGAACGAACCACCGGGAGCGCGTTTGAGAATTGGTCTAGCAGGTTTAGCTATTGCAGAATATTTCCGTGATGAAGAAGAACGCGATGTACTTTTATTTATTGATAACATTTTCCGTTTTACTCAAGCCGGATCAGAAGTATCAGCATTACTTGGACGAATGCCGTCTGCAGTAGGTTATCAACCAAATCTTGCATCTGAAATGGGCGAACTTCAAGAAAGAATTACATCAACAGATAAAGGATCAATCACATCTGTCCAAGCTATTTACGTTCCGGCAGATGATTTAACAGATCCCGCTCCGGCAACTGCATTCTCTCACTTAGATGCTACAACAGTATTATCACGTCAAATTTCTGAACTCGGTATTTATCCTGCAGTTGATCCTCTCGATTCTACATCAAGAATTCTTCAGCCTGATATTGTAGGACAGGAACATTACAACGTTGCAAAACAAGTTAAAGAAGTTCTTCAAGCGTACAAAGATCTTCAAGACATTATTAATATTCTCGGTATGGATGAGCTTTCAGAAGAAGATAAAGTTACAGTACGACGTGCAAGAAGAATTCAAAGATTCTTAAGTCAACCTTTCTTTGTTGCAGAACAGTTCACAGGATTTGCCGGTAAGTATGTTAAGATCGAAGATACAATAAGAAGTTTCAAAGAAATTCTTGAAGGCAAACATGATAATTTACCCGAGCAGGCTTTTATGTATGTCGGAACTATAGAAGAAGCTGTTGAAAAAGCAAAGAGTATGCAATAA
- a CDS encoding superoxide dismutase translates to MSKFELAPLPYAFDALEPHIDARTMEIHHDKHHAAYVNNLNKALESNTELAGKSLEEIFKNISKAPPAIRNNGGGVFNHNMFWQVMGPAKGGQPSGALADAINSTFGLFDKFKELFSTAGATRFGSGWAWLVLSGGKLVVTSTPNQDNPLMDVTEVKGTPLLTLDVWEHAYYLHYQNRRPDYIASWWNVVNWDEVAKRFASAK, encoded by the coding sequence ATGAGTAAATTTGAATTGGCGCCGCTTCCATATGCATTCGATGCATTGGAACCGCACATTGATGCGCGCACAATGGAAATACATCACGATAAACATCATGCAGCTTATGTTAATAACTTAAACAAAGCTCTTGAAAGCAATACTGAATTAGCAGGTAAATCTTTGGAAGAAATTTTCAAGAACATTTCTAAAGCACCTCCAGCAATTAGAAATAACGGCGGTGGAGTTTTTAATCACAACATGTTCTGGCAGGTAATGGGTCCGGCTAAAGGCGGTCAACCATCCGGTGCACTTGCTGATGCAATCAACAGTACATTTGGTTTGTTTGATAAATTTAAAGAATTATTTTCAACTGCAGGCGCAACACGTTTTGGTTCCGGCTGGGCATGGTTGGTTCTTTCCGGTGGAAAACTTGTTGTAACATCAACACCAAATCAAGATAATCCTTTAATGGATGTAACTGAAGTGAAAGGGACACCATTATTAACTCTTGATGTTTGGGAACATGCTTATTACTTGCATTACCAAAACCGAAGACCGGATTATATTGCTTCCTGGTGGAATGTTGTGAACTGGGATGAAGTAGCTAAGAGATTTGCTTCTGCTAAATAA